Part of the Pseudarthrobacter sp. NBSH8 genome is shown below.
AAGGCGAACAAACGGAGGTCGAATCATGAGCACCACCGGACAGTACCCGGACATGCCGCACCTGGAATCCGTTGAAGCGGATCCCGCCTATGACTACGCCGAGGACGTCCCCATCAGCGTGGACGACTGGGACGCCGAAGAAGTGGTGGTTCCCACGCCTCCGGTAGCAGTCGACGCCGAGGAGCGCGTGGTCCCACTCGATGAGGACGAGTTCCGCGGAACGGAATGAAACGAACGACGGCGGCACTCCGGTTCGCAGGGGAAGCGAAGGGGAGTGCCGCCGTCGTACTCTGCGTTGGTTGAGCCTTTATCTCCGGCGTTCGAGCCTATCGAGATCCTTAGTGGGTCGGGTGGCTGGCCATCGGGTGGGCTTCCATGGGCAGTTCTTCGGTGACAGCTCCTGCGACCCGCTTCTCCCAGGCCTCGCGGACCTCGGGGTCCGTGGGAGGCGTGAGCAGCGAGATCACGATGTAGGAAACCAGCGACGCGCCCAGGCCCCAGTAAATGGGATCGTTGGCGTAGACACCGTCTTCGCTGGGAATGATTCCCGTGGCGTACGCGATCAGCAGTGCCCGGGTCAGCACCGAGCCGACGGCCATGGACCAGGCGGCTGCGATGCCGGTACCGCGCTTCCAGGCCAGGCCGCCGAGGATGGCCACCAGCAGGCCGCCCACCAGGATGTCGTAGGCGATGGTGAGTGCCACCACGACGTCCTGCGCGGCCATGGAGATCAGAACGGCCACGACGCCCAGGCCCAGGACCCAGTAACGGTTGGCACGGACGTCGTGCTCGGGGTTTTCGGTGTCGTCGGTGTTGATCGTCTTACCGAACCAGCTGGCCACGAACGGCACCACGTCGGCGCGGGCAACCGTGGCGGCCGCGATCAGGGCGCCGGAGGCGGTGGACATCATGGCTGCGACTGCGGCGGCCATGACCAGGCCACCGATGCCGATCGGCAGGATCTGGGTGGCGACCTCGGCGTAGACAACGTCCTTGCCAAGGTTGGCGACGTCGATGTCGGGCAGGGCCACGCGGGCGGCCAGGCCGATCAGGGCGCCGGCGACGCCGTACAGGATGCAGTAGACGCCTGCGGTGGCGCCGCCCCAGCGGGCCACGGTGGTGGTCTTGGCGGTGAAGACGCGCTGCCAGATGTCCTGGCCGATGAGCAAGCCCAGGGTACAGACCACGAAGTAGGTGACGATGGTCTGAATCCCGATGCCGTCGAGCTGGAAGAAGCTGGCGTCAACGCGGGCACGGATCCCGTCGAAGCCGCCTGCTGCGTTGAGCGTGAACGGCAGCATCAGGGCGAAAATGCCGACGGTCTTGATGATGAACTGCACCTGGTCGGCCAGGGTGATGGACCACATGCCGCCGACGGGAGAGGTAGACCAGGACGATGGCGCCGCCGACGGCGATGGCGAGCCAGCGCTCCCAGTCGCACAGGACCACAAAGATGGTGGCGTAGGCGCCGGTGGAGGTGGCGCACAGCATCAGGGTGTAGGCCAGCATTACGATGCCGGAGGTCTGGGTGGCGTGTTGGCCGTAGCGCAGGCTGAGCATCTGGGAGACCGTGTAGATCTTCAGTCGCTGGATGGTGCCGGCGAAGAGCAGGCTCAGGAGGAGCACACCCGAGCCGATGGCCACCACGAGCCACATGCCGGAAATGCCGAATTTGTATCCCAGGCCGACGCCGCCGACGGTGGAGGCGCCGCCCAGGACCACGGCGGCCATGGTTCCGGTGTAGAGCAGCGGGCCGAGGCGGCGGCCGGCCACCAGGAAGTCGCTGTTGTTCTTGGTGCGGGATTTGCCCCACCAGCCGAAGGCCAGCATGGCGATGAGATACACCACCACGATGGCGATGTTGACGAAGTGGCGTCCATTTGGGGCTACTTGGAGCTGATCTGCAGCTTGGCTGGTATCCCGGCGGCGCTGCTGGGGTCGCCGGTCTTCCGCTGCTCCTGTTGAGTGGGGAGGAAGAGTTCCTCAAATATTGCCTCAGAGACGGCACTTGTTGCCTAAAAGCAAATGCTGTGACCGACGCAACAGTCAAGGTCGGCCCCATCATCTGCTGTTCGACGCCGCGCGTGCGACGTTCGCGGCGTCCCGAAGGCGGTTGGCCACTAGGATTGCTCCAGAGATGGGGCCGCACCGCCGGCCATGAAAGGTCCGCACATGAAGGCACTGCCAGTTGAGCCGAGCAACGTTCCCGTTGCCATCGGTTCCCGAATCCGTGCCGCCCGGCAGTCCCAGCGGCTGACCATCGAGCAGGTTGCCGACGCTACAGGCCTGACCAAGGGCTTCCTGAGCCGCGTGGAACGTGACCTCACGTCGCCGTCGGTCGCGTCCCTGGTGACACTGTGCCAGGTCCTGTCCATCTCCATCGGCGATTTGTTCGTTGCCCCGGAAACACACCTGACCAAGCGGAACGACGGCCCCCGCATCTCCCTCGGCGGCGAAGGCATCGTAGAGCGGCTCCTGACGGCCCGTTCCGAACGGCGCATCCAGATCATCCAGGCCGTCATCGAGCCGCATGGCCGCGGGGAGACTGAGCTCTACGCCGTGGACTGCGACGTTGACGTGCTCCACGTGATCAAGGGAAGCATCCGGCTGATCATGACCAACGAGGAATACGAGCTCAGCACCGGCGACACCGTGACGTTCCCCGGCCGCGAGCCGCATACCTGGGTCAATCCCACCGACGAGGCCGTCGAGGTTCTCTGGGTCCTGGTCCCCGCCGCCAGCGGGTAGGGCGGTTTCTTCCCGGCGCGTGTGCGCTCCTCCCCGCTTCGTGGCCCGGTTCTGTCCGGCGCCGCCTGACGCCGCCCGTCCTTGGCTGCAATGCCGCGGGCTGTGCGTTGTCTGGGTGTGCCGTGGGTGGAGCAACTGGGCGGGAGTGCACGCGGTTAGGTCCGCGACCTCTGGCTGGCTGCCAGCACCGCCCTGATTTCGGCCACCACCTGCTCCGGATTGAACCAGATGTGCTCCGGCATGTAGCGCAGCAGGAATACTTGGGTCTCGAATGCGATGCCGTTGCTCCGGAACAGGTACTGGGCATCCACCTCAACAATGGATTCGGCCCGAAGGTCTAATTCTTGCAGTGCGCGCCGGATCGGGGCTGACCGGTCGCCTCTCAGTTGGTCCGGAGCAGCTCAAGCGGCACCCCGTGCAACCGGATTGCCGAGGTCGCCATGGCAGTGGACGACGGCGGTGCGAGGCATCCCAGGGCGTGCAATGCCACGTCTTCCACGGCGGCCACCGGCAGCTCCGGATGGCCCTCGAAGCGGGCAGTCCGGTGCCGGATGAAGCCGCTGCCGTGGCCGTGATTGCAGGCAAGGTGCAGCCGGGAGGGCAGGTTCTGCAGCCATAGCCCATAGTGTCCTGCCGCGCTGGCGCAAGTGAGCCTGGCGTTGTGATGGACTGCCTCCGCAAGATCCTGGTCGCAGTCCGGAGTGAGGAAGATTCCCCGCCGGGGCCGGGAGGCGTATGTGGGTAACCCGCACGGTCCGTGCTGTACGCTCCTGCCCGGTTGCCCCACCCTGGGCCCACCACGGGCCGCGGAGATCCGCGTGGTTCCGCCGCTGGTGGCGGCGGCGAGGGGACTGCGCCTCGGGCAACCGGGCTGGAGCGAGCGTCGAGACCCTTGCGCCAAGAGTTTGTAAACAACTGATGCGCATAAGAAAACTTCAGGCTATGATGGCTGTCACACCCGCCGATCAATCCTCGAAGGAGAGGCTCATTTTGAAAGAGCTGCGCATCGAAGCCAACGGCAACCTTGGCCCCATCGATTCATCCCGTATCCCGCGCTATGCCGGCGCTGCAACGTACGCCCGACTGCCGCGCCTGGACCAGGTGGCCAAGGCTGACGTGACGGTGGTGGGAGTGCCCTTCGACTCGGGTGTTTCTTATCGTCCCGGCGCCCGTTTTGGCTCCAATCACATCCGCGAGGCCAGCCGCCTGCTGCGCCCGTACAACCCCGCCTGGGACGTCAGCCCGTTCGAAAACATCCAGGTGGCCGACGCCGGCGATATGGCGGTCAACCCGTTCAACATCAACGAGGCCATCGAAACCATCCAGCAGAATGCCCTGGACCTCACCGCGGCCGGCAGCAAACTGGTGACGCTCGGCGGGGACCACACCATTGCCCTGCCGTTGCTCCGCGCGGCTGCCGAGCGCGCGGGCGGCCCCATCGCGATGCTGCACTTTGACGCCCACCTGGACACCTGGGATACCTACTTCGGCGCCGAATACACGCATGGCACCCCGTTCCGCCGGGCCGTTGAAGAAGGCATCCTGGACACGGAAGCCATCAGCCACATCGGCACCCGCGGCCCGCTCTACGGCAAAAAGGATCTCGACGACGACCACCGCTTCGGGTTCGGCATCGTCACCTCCGCTGACGTCTACTACCAGGGCGTCCTGGAGACCGTGGCCAAGGTCCGCGCCCGGATCGGCAACCGCCCGCTCTACATCTCCGTGGACATCGACGTCCTGGACCCCGCGCATGCGCCCGGTACCGGAACCCCGGAGGCCGGCGGCATCACCAGCCGCGAACTCCTGGAGATCATCCGCGGCTTCCGCGGCATGAACCTGGTGGGCGCCGACGTCGTCGAGGTTGCTCCGGCCTACGACCACGCCGAAATCACCGGTGTGGCGGCCAGCCATGTGGCCTATGAACTGATCACCCTGATGGCGGACAATGCTGTTGA
Proteins encoded:
- a CDS encoding helix-turn-helix domain-containing protein — its product is MKALPVEPSNVPVAIGSRIRAARQSQRLTIEQVADATGLTKGFLSRVERDLTSPSVASLVTLCQVLSISIGDLFVAPETHLTKRNDGPRISLGGEGIVERLLTARSERRIQIIQAVIEPHGRGETELYAVDCDVDVLHVIKGSIRLIMTNEEYELSTGDTVTFPGREPHTWVNPTDEAVEVLWVLVPAASG
- the speB gene encoding agmatinase, producing MKELRIEANGNLGPIDSSRIPRYAGAATYARLPRLDQVAKADVTVVGVPFDSGVSYRPGARFGSNHIREASRLLRPYNPAWDVSPFENIQVADAGDMAVNPFNINEAIETIQQNALDLTAAGSKLVTLGGDHTIALPLLRAAAERAGGPIAMLHFDAHLDTWDTYFGAEYTHGTPFRRAVEEGILDTEAISHIGTRGPLYGKKDLDDDHRFGFGIVTSADVYYQGVLETVAKVRARIGNRPLYISVDIDVLDPAHAPGTGTPEAGGITSRELLEIIRGFRGMNLVGADVVEVAPAYDHAEITGVAASHVAYELITLMADNAVEGDRFGTANGYAAQTLGQEARQPAGFAAGTKE